The proteins below are encoded in one region of Nitrospira sp.:
- a CDS encoding insertion element protein gives MLLRREGWLINRKRVRRLYRMDGLQLRMRVRRRKHMTLHRGPAPVPVGPHERWSMDFVHDTLADGRPFRILTVVDNWSRSSPVVEAGSRMTGEVVGQVLDRALNTDVVPRSITVDHGTEFQSRALEDWAYRRGVQLDFIRPGKPVENALIESFNGRLRDECLNVHQFASLAEAQAILDAWRLDYNTRRPHSSLGHLTPSEFVSQRQAERIVRGPLLWLRVVSERDQRQ, from the coding sequence GTGTTGTTGCGGCGGGAGGGGTGGCTCATCAATCGCAAGCGCGTGCGCCGCTTGTATCGCATGGATGGTCTGCAACTTCGCATGCGGGTGCGTCGGCGCAAACACATGACCTTACATCGCGGGCCGGCTCCCGTGCCTGTTGGTCCACACGAGCGCTGGAGTATGGACTTTGTGCATGATACGCTCGCCGACGGACGGCCGTTTCGCATCCTCACCGTGGTCGATAACTGGAGTCGCTCCAGTCCGGTCGTAGAAGCCGGATCACGCATGACTGGCGAGGTGGTCGGGCAGGTGCTCGATCGAGCGTTGAACACCGACGTGGTACCGCGCTCCATTACGGTGGACCATGGCACCGAGTTCCAGTCCCGTGCGTTAGAGGACTGGGCCTATCGACGAGGGGTGCAGTTGGACTTCATCCGCCCTGGTAAACCCGTTGAAAACGCCCTGATTGAATCGTTTAACGGGCGGCTGCGCGATGAGTGTTTGAATGTCCACCAGTTCGCGTCGCTCGCCGAGGCGCAGGCGATCTTGGACGCGTGGCGGCTCGATTACAACACGCGCCGTCCACATAGCTCACTTGGGCACCTGACCCCGAGTGAATTTGTCAGCCAACGTCAGGCAGAACGGATCGTCAGAGGTCCTCTGCTCTGGTTAAGAGTTGTCTCGGAACGGGACCAACGTCAGTAG
- a CDS encoding peptidase ClpP, protein MASPRLHGRRLVLGVCGSIACYKAVSLLRLFKAEGAEVRVAMTSAATKFVTPLTFETLSQHPVATEQFARHQEMVHLTWGEEADAIVIAPCTANMLAKAALGLADDLLSTMLLAARCPLIAAPAMDGGMWDHVAVQTHVATLRHRGATIIDPEIGPLASGRTGRGRLTAESTILETVIERVAPRQDFSGRRVLISAGPTREPLDPVRFLSNHSSGKMGYAVAEAARIRGAEVILVTGPTSIPIPPAMEVIHVATAEEMHKALASRLGWADLVVMAAAVADHRPKRVSSQKLKKSAGLLTRLDLEPTPDILTSLSRLKTTQCMVGFSAETENLVSHAQAKLRSKGLDLIVANNVLEQGAGFGSETNKVTMIDRQGTITHLELMPKRTVADRLLDVARTLMQGPPRLDHTPGM, encoded by the coding sequence ATGGCCTCTCCACGACTGCACGGTCGGCGCCTCGTCTTGGGCGTTTGCGGAAGCATCGCATGCTACAAAGCCGTCTCCCTGCTCCGTCTGTTCAAAGCGGAGGGTGCCGAGGTTCGTGTCGCGATGACTTCGGCGGCCACGAAATTCGTGACTCCCCTGACATTCGAAACCCTGAGCCAGCACCCTGTCGCCACCGAGCAGTTCGCCCGCCACCAAGAAATGGTACATTTGACATGGGGGGAAGAGGCCGATGCGATTGTCATCGCGCCCTGCACGGCGAATATGCTGGCCAAGGCCGCATTGGGTTTGGCCGACGACCTCCTGAGTACCATGTTGCTGGCCGCCCGTTGTCCGCTCATTGCAGCCCCCGCCATGGATGGTGGCATGTGGGATCATGTGGCGGTACAGACTCACGTTGCGACATTGCGGCACAGGGGGGCTACGATCATCGACCCCGAGATCGGGCCACTCGCCAGCGGACGGACGGGGCGCGGACGGCTGACCGCCGAATCGACCATCCTGGAAACCGTCATCGAGCGGGTAGCGCCGCGACAGGACTTTTCAGGCCGCCGGGTGTTGATCTCCGCAGGACCGACTCGGGAGCCCCTCGATCCCGTACGCTTTCTCTCGAATCACTCATCAGGCAAAATGGGCTACGCAGTCGCAGAAGCGGCTCGGATCCGTGGAGCCGAGGTTATCCTCGTCACGGGACCAACGTCTATCCCCATTCCACCTGCCATGGAAGTGATTCACGTGGCCACAGCGGAAGAGATGCACAAGGCCTTGGCGAGCCGTCTTGGCTGGGCCGATCTCGTCGTCATGGCGGCGGCCGTGGCAGACCACCGGCCGAAGCGCGTATCCTCTCAGAAACTCAAGAAATCTGCAGGTCTGTTGACGCGGCTTGATCTAGAACCCACTCCCGATATCCTGACTTCGCTTTCTCGTTTGAAGACGACGCAATGTATGGTAGGCTTTTCCGCAGAAACTGAAAACCTGGTCTCGCATGCGCAGGCCAAACTTCGCAGTAAGGGGCTCGACCTCATCGTCGCCAATAATGTGTTGGAACAGGGAGCTGGATTCGGCTCCGAAACAAACAAAGTGACGATGATAGATCGCCAAGGTACGATCACCCATCTTGAACTGATGCCCAAGCGTACCGTCGCCGACCGTCTTCTCGATGTCGCCAGGACACTGATGCAAGGTCCACCTAGACTCGATCATACACCCGGAATGTGA
- the oliA gene encoding oligopeptide transporter, OPT family protein: MRDCWFEDREHDQQMNTGSSPAQSTVQGLPPPIVPSHVHVRELTVRSVLLGILLSALLAGANAYLGLFAGMTVSASIPAAVVSMAILRWFRQANILENNLVQTAASSGEALAAGVIFTVPALLILGSWDHFDYWRTVTVSLIGGVLGVLFTIPLRRALVQDPSLRFPEGVATAEVLKAGMGPDSGTRNLSALVGGALFGGAMKMGESGFRFWTESLEGAAHLGRTVVYGGVNLSPALMAVGFIIQFRTAAVMFAGGVLGWLILLPLEGWYAPVASDQDAISLARSIWSDRIRYVGIGAMLVGGLWTLLQVREALVSSLLRLFRPRTHPSGHIGNSFASSVRTDRDTPGVVLLVIFGGCVFATLLVYQTVVMQEGTVWLMTILMVVAAFLFSSVAGYMAGLVGSSSNPVSGVTIATIMLTAGLLLMAMGAGNPAGPAAALLIAAVVCCAAAMGGDNLQDLKTGQIVGATPWKQQIMQLVGVGAGAVMLPPILSLLHAKYGIGLPTPGHPHPLSAPQATLMANLSKGIFMGDLPWDLVGLGGVLAGGIIAVERRLSRSGRDVRIPILAVALGIYLPLKLSAAVMLGGLVQHLAARRGSTVQSAHGNGLLMAAGLITGEALMGIFLAIPIALTPIWPSLGTDPFRVFEASPLGPWPGVLLMAVLVGWIYRSSREYA; encoded by the coding sequence ATGAGAGATTGCTGGTTCGAGGACCGCGAACACGATCAGCAAATGAACACGGGTTCTTCCCCAGCACAGTCGACCGTTCAGGGGCTACCGCCCCCCATCGTTCCCTCACACGTTCATGTGCGCGAACTCACCGTGCGGAGCGTGCTGCTCGGCATCCTGCTTTCGGCTCTGCTTGCTGGAGCCAATGCGTACCTTGGTTTATTTGCGGGGATGACCGTCTCCGCTTCCATTCCAGCCGCCGTGGTTTCCATGGCCATCCTTCGATGGTTCAGACAGGCCAACATCCTCGAGAACAACCTCGTTCAAACCGCTGCGTCATCCGGAGAAGCCCTTGCAGCAGGGGTCATCTTTACTGTCCCCGCTCTGCTCATTCTGGGCTCATGGGACCATTTCGACTATTGGCGTACAGTCACCGTGTCGCTGATCGGCGGCGTACTCGGGGTTCTCTTTACGATTCCGCTACGCCGCGCACTCGTTCAGGATCCATCACTGCGATTTCCTGAGGGGGTCGCCACAGCCGAGGTACTCAAGGCCGGCATGGGACCCGACAGCGGGACGAGGAACCTCAGCGCCCTGGTCGGCGGCGCTCTGTTTGGGGGAGCCATGAAGATGGGGGAGAGTGGCTTTCGATTCTGGACCGAAAGCTTAGAAGGGGCTGCGCATCTCGGACGGACCGTCGTCTACGGCGGCGTGAACCTATCACCGGCACTCATGGCAGTAGGCTTCATTATCCAATTCAGGACTGCCGCGGTCATGTTTGCCGGAGGAGTGTTGGGGTGGCTCATCCTCTTGCCCTTGGAGGGCTGGTACGCCCCGGTAGCTTCCGACCAGGATGCGATCAGCCTCGCACGTTCCATTTGGAGCGACCGTATTCGTTACGTAGGCATCGGTGCCATGCTCGTGGGAGGACTGTGGACCCTTTTGCAAGTTCGTGAAGCCCTCGTGTCGAGCCTCTTACGCCTATTCCGACCTCGGACACATCCCAGCGGGCATATCGGTAATTCATTCGCGTCCTCGGTGCGAACGGACCGGGACACGCCAGGAGTGGTTCTCCTAGTGATTTTTGGCGGATGTGTCTTTGCCACGCTCCTCGTGTATCAAACAGTCGTCATGCAGGAGGGGACTGTGTGGCTCATGACCATATTGATGGTGGTCGCAGCCTTCCTGTTTTCCTCCGTGGCCGGATATATGGCTGGATTAGTGGGAAGTTCCAGTAATCCCGTATCTGGCGTCACCATCGCGACCATCATGCTGACTGCCGGACTCCTCCTCATGGCGATGGGGGCAGGAAACCCCGCCGGACCCGCCGCCGCATTGCTCATTGCAGCGGTCGTCTGCTGTGCCGCAGCTATGGGTGGGGATAATCTCCAGGATCTCAAGACCGGTCAGATTGTCGGCGCCACTCCATGGAAGCAACAGATCATGCAATTGGTCGGAGTGGGGGCGGGCGCGGTGATGTTGCCCCCAATCCTATCGCTGCTCCATGCCAAGTACGGCATTGGTCTGCCGACACCCGGGCATCCTCATCCGCTGAGTGCTCCTCAAGCCACCTTAATGGCCAATTTGTCCAAAGGGATCTTCATGGGAGACCTACCCTGGGATTTGGTGGGTCTTGGGGGAGTACTGGCTGGTGGGATCATTGCCGTGGAGCGGCGACTTTCGCGCAGCGGACGCGACGTTCGAATACCCATTCTTGCCGTGGCACTTGGGATCTATCTTCCCTTAAAGCTTAGTGCCGCAGTCATGCTCGGGGGACTCGTTCAGCATTTGGCGGCGCGCCGTGGCTCAACCGTCCAATCCGCACATGGGAATGGATTATTGATGGCAGCCGGTCTGATCACAGGCGAAGCTCTTATGGGTATTTTCCTGGCCATCCCTATCGCACTCACACCAATCTGGCCGTCGCTTGGAACCGATCCGTTCCGTGTCTTCGAAGCGTCTCCTCTGGGCCCTTGGCCAGGTGTACTGCTGATGGCTGTGTTGGTCGGCTGGATTTATCGATCATCACGAGAGTACGCGTAG
- the gmk gene encoding guanylate kinase, translating into MERRGLLFIVSAPSGTGKTTLCKQIVTNVPNVWHSVSCTTRQPRPNEEHGRDYFFVDEATFQGMVDRQEFVEWARVYGHCYGTPRKAIDDRLDQGTDVLLEIDTQGAIQIKRKFDDAILIYILPPSLKALRTRLQTRAGDSSEEIRRRLQKAREEVWSYREYSYIVRNDDLKQCLKELESIFWAERTKTKRVDIAWLEANFILDKDEKEIETS; encoded by the coding sequence ATGGAACGGCGCGGCCTCCTTTTTATAGTCTCGGCTCCTTCCGGGACGGGCAAGACCACCCTGTGCAAGCAGATCGTGACGAATGTCCCCAACGTGTGGCACTCTGTCTCCTGTACCACTCGACAACCACGCCCTAATGAGGAGCACGGCCGCGACTATTTCTTCGTCGACGAAGCTACTTTTCAGGGAATGGTCGATCGGCAGGAATTCGTGGAATGGGCACGGGTATATGGTCACTGTTATGGAACCCCACGCAAGGCAATCGACGACCGACTTGATCAAGGGACGGACGTCTTGCTAGAAATTGATACGCAGGGGGCGATTCAGATCAAGAGAAAATTTGATGACGCGATTCTCATCTATATCCTTCCCCCCTCGCTAAAAGCCTTGCGCACCCGACTCCAGACCCGAGCCGGCGACTCTTCCGAGGAGATCAGGCGACGACTACAGAAGGCACGGGAGGAAGTGTGGAGCTATCGGGAATACTCCTACATTGTCCGCAACGACGATCTGAAACAATGTCTCAAGGAGCTCGAAAGCATTTTCTGGGCGGAACGCACGAAGACGAAGCGCGTTGACATCGCATGGCTGGAAGCGAATTTCATTCTGGACAAAGACGAGAAGGAGATTGAGACATCATGA
- the rpoZ gene encoding DNA-directed RNA polymerase subunit omega yields MSLDMLPLLPEYTPDQFDSRHRLVLVAAQRAKYLVQGGKAAGASRFNKETTIALDEVLRGQVPFLRGKEARDAIKEARKGRETENERMAMMTAEDAREIKKELSNYVDDSPKAPAPAPEPAEAE; encoded by the coding sequence ATGAGCCTAGACATGCTGCCGTTGTTACCTGAATACACACCGGACCAGTTCGATTCCCGGCATCGGCTCGTCCTCGTGGCCGCTCAGAGGGCGAAGTATCTGGTTCAAGGAGGAAAAGCAGCCGGGGCCTCGCGGTTCAACAAGGAAACCACCATCGCCTTGGATGAAGTCCTTCGCGGGCAGGTTCCCTTCCTCCGGGGGAAAGAAGCACGCGATGCCATCAAGGAAGCGCGGAAAGGCCGCGAGACGGAAAACGAGCGGATGGCGATGATGACCGCAGAGGACGCACGCGAAATCAAAAAAGAACTCAGTAACTACGTCGATGACTCCCCGAAGGCCCCCGCGCCTGCCCCGGAACCGGCTGAAGCGGAGTAA
- a CDS encoding preprotein translocase subunit Tim44 — MTTHHTVGTFLVDRLRHLGIHHVFGIPGDYVLALYKVLEESPLTLVGTTREDCAGFAADAYARVRGVSALCVTYCVGGLNTVNAIACAYAERSPVIVLTGSPGLSERARNPYLHHMVRDFETQKEVFEKITVAAEILDDPLTVVRQVDRALEALQRYRRPIYLEIPRDMVHAPLPKLTTERQVSEEASDPAALAEALSEVRMMLSTAKRPVILAGAEVGRFGLQEELVRLVERFQIPIASTLHGKSIIREDHPLYVGVYGGLIGRDEVLQFVHDADCLLILGSILSDVDVIDPQRPSLAEGQVIHATADRIAIKHHRYERIDFEAFVRGLLNTQLAPFERRRMPESEKVDAAAPRSDDPVSLLGLFTHLDSQLKEHTVVVADVGESLFASADLHVHRRFEFLAPAYYTSMGFAVPAAIGAAFADPTLRPLVLVGDGAFQMTGTELATAVRYGQAPIVLVLNNKGYSTEREILEGSFNDIHEWRYEKICDLVGGGIGHRVRTHGELVGALAQAMKDASHMHVVNVLLDPSDRSPSMRRLAGRLAKRLGTMKSAEEQ, encoded by the coding sequence ATGACCACACACCATACCGTCGGCACCTTTCTTGTGGACCGCCTGCGTCATCTTGGTATTCATCATGTGTTTGGCATCCCTGGTGACTACGTACTGGCACTCTATAAGGTGCTCGAAGAATCTCCCCTTACGCTCGTGGGGACCACGCGAGAGGATTGTGCAGGATTTGCGGCCGATGCGTACGCGAGGGTGCGCGGCGTGAGCGCCTTGTGTGTAACCTACTGTGTCGGAGGGCTCAACACCGTGAATGCTATCGCATGTGCCTATGCAGAACGTTCTCCCGTCATTGTCTTGACCGGATCGCCTGGTCTTTCTGAACGGGCTCGAAATCCATATTTACATCACATGGTTCGAGACTTCGAAACGCAGAAAGAAGTGTTCGAGAAAATCACCGTGGCGGCGGAAATTTTGGACGATCCGCTTACAGTCGTCAGGCAGGTCGACCGGGCCTTGGAGGCGCTTCAACGGTACCGAAGGCCGATTTACCTGGAAATACCGCGGGACATGGTTCACGCACCACTGCCCAAGCTAACAACTGAGCGACAGGTTTCCGAAGAGGCGAGCGATCCTGCGGCATTGGCTGAGGCGCTGTCGGAGGTTCGTATGATGCTGTCCACAGCAAAACGGCCGGTCATTTTGGCCGGAGCGGAAGTTGGACGATTCGGCCTACAGGAAGAATTGGTCCGTCTGGTTGAACGATTCCAGATTCCGATTGCCTCCACTCTTCACGGCAAGTCGATTATCCGTGAAGACCATCCGCTCTATGTCGGCGTCTACGGGGGCCTTATCGGCCGCGATGAGGTGCTTCAGTTTGTGCACGATGCGGACTGTCTGCTCATTCTCGGATCGATTCTGTCGGATGTCGATGTCATCGATCCGCAACGGCCCTCGCTGGCCGAAGGTCAGGTGATTCACGCGACCGCAGATCGCATCGCTATCAAGCACCACCGCTACGAACGAATTGACTTTGAGGCATTTGTCCGAGGGCTGCTCAACACACAACTCGCTCCTTTCGAACGCCGCCGAATGCCGGAGTCGGAAAAGGTTGACGCGGCCGCACCACGTTCTGATGATCCGGTAAGCCTGCTCGGGCTATTTACTCATTTGGATTCCCAATTAAAGGAGCACACGGTGGTGGTTGCGGACGTGGGTGAATCGCTCTTCGCCTCGGCCGATTTACACGTCCACCGTCGGTTTGAGTTTCTCGCTCCGGCTTACTACACCTCCATGGGCTTTGCCGTGCCCGCCGCTATTGGGGCGGCGTTTGCGGACCCAACGTTGCGACCGCTTGTACTTGTCGGTGACGGGGCCTTTCAAATGACGGGAACTGAACTGGCGACGGCGGTTCGATATGGACAAGCCCCCATCGTCCTCGTACTCAACAACAAGGGGTATTCAACGGAACGAGAAATTCTCGAAGGCTCATTCAATGACATTCACGAATGGCGGTACGAAAAGATTTGCGACCTCGTCGGTGGGGGGATCGGGCACCGTGTGCGAACTCACGGCGAATTGGTTGGAGCGTTGGCCCAGGCCATGAAAGACGCCAGTCATATGCACGTAGTGAACGTACTCTTAGATCCGAGCGACCGATCGCCGAGCATGCGACGCCTGGCAGGGCGGCTGGCAAAACGACTGGGTACCATGAAATCTGCGGAGGAGCAGTGA